From the genome of Solanum stenotomum isolate F172 chromosome 5, ASM1918654v1, whole genome shotgun sequence:
caaaataaattaatttatgtttatttattaaaaaccTGACATCAAGTAAGGACACACTGATAAACTTACCTAATTTCTTAAGAGACGTGAAACTTAAAATAATGATAACTAAACTGGAACGGAGAGAGTAATATTTaatagcaaaaataaaataggcatAAATTATGTCTTGATAAATATTACTACtccattaaataattatttctaatatAGTGGATAAATAAAGATGGATGgaaaaaatgaaaggaaaagttgaagaagtgtaAGGGGCATGCAGAAAAAGAGGGAGTTAGGGGGGTGTTAGGTAGAGCATGCATGTGAGAGGTCGGAGTCGGGGGAAACAAAAAGATGTTAGCAGCTCCCCCAACGCATGTGTAGCTCTGCTCTTTCCCATTTGTTTATTcttacattaattaattaagtgaaAGAAGGTAcacacatttttttattattattattagtctaAATCGAGAGGGAGATTCCGTCCACTCTAAATCGGCGATTTGGTGGATCTTCAAGGAAATATGGAAGGCATTTTGAGGGAAGGAAGGTCATTGAAGGAAACACCAACATGGTCAGTTGCAACAGTCACCACTGTTATGGTATTTGTTTGCTTGTTTGCTCAACGCTCCATTTACCGATTTGGAAGGGTGAGTACTGAGTAGTAgtcaataataatattactattGGACTTGTGTGAAAGTCCAATAGTCTTTTCTTAGTAAGCTCTATCTACTGGGATTTGTGCAGTGGTTGAAAAAGACTAGAAGAAAAGCTCTTTTTGCTTCTGTAGAGAAGATAAAGGAAGGTGACCAATTCATTCATTCACTCATCAACTAATTAACAACCTAAAAATGCAAAatctgattattatttttttctcaagacAGAGTTGATGCTGCTTGGCCTAATTTCTTTGTTGTTGGGACAATGTGCAAGGCAGATTTCTCAAATTTGTGTCAATTCATCCCTTTTCACTAGTAGATTCTACCTTTGTTCTCAAGAAGATTATGACAGTACTAGTACTAGTGACACAATCCATTCCTCCATTCTCTCTAATCATACTACTCTTATTCCTCCCAAGGGAATTTATCAACCATCACATCAATGTGGTGAGGTAAATTGTTTTCTTCATTCATctaaattaaatcaaatcatGCTTTCTACTAATAATTAACCATAAATCTTTAACAGGGACGTGAACCTTTTGTCTCCTATGAAGGTCTTGAACAGCTTCACCGCTTCCTCTTTGTTCTTGGTATCACCCATGTTCTCTACAGTTGTATTGTTGTCGGCTTGGCCATGACCAAGGTACACTTTccatatcaaaaaaatttaaatcatccACCGTAGTCTATTTTATGCAAGTGCTTGTATCTGAGTTTGGTTTTAGGGAGGTAGACAGTGGCGTAGCTACACTCATGTCAACATGTCCAATTCGAcacccttcgtcgaaaaattatactGTATATACAAGTATAATGATTAACAAAGTGTTCATGTGTTCAAATTAGCAGctcttttttttcactttttaagaaGAGCAGGCTCACTTTAGCACCTGGACACCCTTCGTGAAATTTCTGGGTTTGTCACTGGATGTAGATGTTCTAAGGCTTTACTTACTATATCAAATTGTAGCTCTTCCTTGTTTGgggttttgaatgaatttgatTGTAGATATACAGTTGGAGGAAGTGGGAAAACCAAGTGAGCTCTGGGGAAGAGAACAACTTACAAGGTGCGTGGaattaaagataataaactaTGTCCTCTCAATACAAATTCATAATCTTTCATATAAGTAATATTTGCACAAATTACAAATTTAAGGAAACTTATCCTAGATTGTTCAACAAGTATGTAATTTAATTGcatgatttttcttaaaatattaactatGTGTTCTCATCTTTTATCATAGAGCTGAGCTTCTAAATAAacctttttcttgttttatttagtGCCAAAGAATAAGGAGATGAGACGACAGTCCACCTTTGCTCTGCATCATGCTTCCCATCCATGGAGTAGGAGTCGGATTCTTATATGGATGGTAATAGTTATTGCCTTAATCTAACGACATCATACACTTATCTATAAATCGGGATGCATTCAAGTAATTTTCATGTATCATGGATTCTTATTACATAGTTCTTCTGAGATTATGTAATAGGAAAATTTCTCCCATCCAAGTTGGTGTTAAAAACCAAACACTTGTTTAAAATTTTGGACTGTAGACCTTTGTGAAAGAACTAGTACCAACTACTCCTACAAGGAACCAACTTCCTTTAAACTGAACAAGAAAGTAGTAAAGGAACACTAGTTTTACCGTGGAAAaactccttgctcaagggagtaaaaagCAAGGTCTACATTCAGGGGTGGAGCCACTGTAACAGAAGGGGGTTTGGACGAACCCACTGACTTTTTCGTAGATTCTATATTCgtattaaaatatcaaataaaacgTACAAATAAATTTCTTGCGAACCCTCTAGCATAATAAGGTGGGTGGCCCAGTGGTATCGATGCACCCAGTGTGGTCATTCAATTCGCGTGTCGTGGGTTCGAAACCCTCTATCGGCACTAagtttttgaaattaatttcaGATAAAAACAttggatttttttaaataaaaaatagaaaattggcaaatgataatttatatattttaaaaaaaaaaacagaaaatcgGTATAGAAAATTGGCAAatgataatttatatataaaaaaaaaatagaaaaacggtttatgataaaaaaaaaaaaatagtgtttggGTCATAttctaaaataatatcaaactATCGATTTCTACTcagatattcaaaaaaatttaacccaaatatattttcattcattTCTACTCAGTTATTCAAAAATTTTAAcccaaatttattttcaaaagttagggttctaaCTTTTATTGTTGACCTGATTGCTATCATACGATATCTTCCCTTCGATATATACTACGCACTCTCGCCtgtcctttttcattttttttcttatttgtttgctTTTACACCGTAGAATTATCTATTCAAAATCAACTTTTAATCTTTTCTAGGGTTATCCCACTTATTGTTAATTGATTATAGTGAATAATTGTTATTTGCTTTTCgaaattttaacttttgaagGTAGTAATAGTTCAAGGTCACAATGAAActagtaaaatatatattttaggtGCGAAAATATTAATggtgaatttaataattttttctcaCTCAAAATAGTATTCTAgattataataaaaatgttcgaaatttatatttaaaaaattattcatctttcattaacaatattttagaactttaaaataaattactcaaatcttcatattattaaaattagtttTTAGAATAGCAAAATTTAAGGTAATGTTTTCAAACATCTCATTAACATAATTTGCGTTTTGTGATTTTTAAGATCGTTAtccttttcaaaatttagaacCCACAGGCCCAGAATCCTGACTCCGCCTCTGCCTACAGTGAGTAGGATTTTAGCAATCAATCTTCACTAACTTCAAAGAACGGTTTCAGATTACATCTCTATAATCTAAGGGACTAAATCTAGTATCTTTACTCAACAATTAACTCTAACTGCTCTAGTCTCTTCTTGTTACAAACCTCACAACTATCAAACATAAACCAAACAAGAAATTATTACAACTCAATAATATCCATAAAACAACTTCAACTAAGAAAGCAAGAGCACACCCTAAACActattcttctttcttcctcGTTCCTCTGCTTGACTGCAATGCAATAGGTTTTGCTGGAATACCTTTTTCTGCTTGTGCAATAGCTGTCTTCTATGAGCCCAATAATTTGCCTTATATAGTTAGGACACCTTGTGTGTGCAACAACCCTGATTGACTCAGTGTaataatatagatatataattcaattatatttttctcctttatttctCACAGTTCTTAACTAGAAGCGAAATGTATGATTATGAATAGGTTATCTACGCGTCCTTTTTTGAATGGACTCAAATGTTCTAtatcttttgttctttttaaaaatgataaattcaaactgtaggggttgtttggtagagtgtattacgaaaaataatgcatgcattagattTGTGTATTacttatacattgtttggtactcttttccaacctatgtataacactctattatttattaaggtgtgtattactaataccatggatttctaagtattagtaatgcaatggttttaatatatgcattagcatggttaaagaTCCAATTGCCCCTTAAAACCTTTTTACTCTTTTCCATCATAATTGTGaagggtatctttgtaaataaatttttttatgtaatgcatgctatttttaatgcaccaaaccaaataatacataaaaataatatatctataactaatgcaagcattactaatacaagcattattaatgcaagcattacaAATACACTTTGTttagcattatttttatacactctaccaaacgagcTCTTAGTTTCTTTTGGTAGTTAAGGAGTAATGTAAATATTCTAGAATTAAAAATCTAAATAGAAATTAAACATTTGTGTAGAAATTAGTTGTTCCTTTTAATTTAATCTGAGTTGCCAAGTTCTAAGTGCATGTATTTTTTCGTTGTAACTCAGCCAATAACATGCCTAGCAAATCGTAGCACCTTTGACCAACACTTTTCAGCTTTCCTTGCAAATATGACAAGTTCCTATATATTTTTGTCTTGAATTTTATCTCAGAAATGTGTTTCATGGATAAAATCTGTGACATCGATTTGTTTTGTAATCTTGCAGCTTTGCTTTCTTAGGCAGTTCAGGACTTCAATTCACAAGTCAGATTACTTGGCACTGAGATTGGGGTTTATCACTGTAGGTATTCAGTTTCTTTTGGTACTTCCTTTATATTATTCCACTTAGAAATGATGTCTCAACTCCTCTGTTAGTGTGGGAAAGTAAGGGAAGAGGTGGAAATGCTCAGTGTTCTTTTCCTCGGTTAAAATTCGTGTGCATCATTCTCGACATGCTTAAGCAGCTGCATTTTCTAATTGAAAGGTGTTTTATTATGGAAAACATTGTGCAAGAGGGAAGGATATTTTAAAGATGTTGTTGATGTTAAGTTATAATATATATCTGAACGTAATCGCTGAAGCACTTAAGTTGAATGTTTTAATTCTGTTTGTTTCCAAAGTTCAGTATCCTTGTACAATTTTGTTGCGCGGAGGTGTTTATAGAATAGggtgttttattttgttggcCATACTTAGTATTCCATTTCAAGTAATGCCAGGGATAACAGGACACATTTGTAGCAGATTTATTACTTAAACCAAATCAAGAAGCAGTAACAGTTCTCAAAATTcacttatttattttcattgcCTGACCGTTGCTTCTATAACGTGCAGAATCACAAGCTTCCACTTACTTACAATTTCCACAAGTACATGGTTCGTAGCATGGAAgatgaattttatgaaattgtaGGGATCAGGTATGTTATTGGTTTAGATCATTTTAATTCACAATATAGGTGGGAGAATATTTTGGCTCAGTGATAATTATACTTAGTAATTGTGATATAGCCATCAACCAAAGACTTGAGGTCCTCCTTGAGTGTTTATTGGTGTTTATTATGAATGTTTCTAGGTGCTTTTGCATAAACTTTGGCGAAAATACATGCAAAGTTGGGAATATGTTGGGTTTTTTTTCCAGCATCAAATAAAGAATACAGGAAAACCCTTATTTGTACAACTAATGAGCTGTAGTTATATTACAATTTGGAAATTTgtccaattttattttagtttcttcTAGAAATACATGTCTTGATAGTTAAATATTTGTGCTGACTTATTCTGGGACTTTGCAGCTGGCTACTTTGGGGTTATGCCATCATATGCATCTTCGTCAACATTCATGGTAATGAAATTTTTGTAACATGAAAACATCATTGTTGGCTTGTTGAAGTTTCGAAATGATGTTTCTTATATTGCAGGTCTTAATATCTACTTCTGGCTCTCTTTTATTCCTGCCATCGTAAGTCAGCTTACCTTCTTTGGTCCATTACCTGAGTGAAATGATGTGTATCTGATGCCCAACAATAACTTGTGCCAAAGCTTGTCATGGTGGTTGGAACAAAACTACAGCATGTAGTCTCCTCGTTGGCACTTGAAATTGCAGAACCGAAGGGTCCACTTATTGGGTCGCAAGTAAAGCCACGCGATGAATTGTTTTGGTTTGGAAAACCGAAGATACTATTACGATTGAT
Proteins encoded in this window:
- the LOC125865063 gene encoding MLO-like protein 4 isoform X2; the protein is MEGILREGRSLKETPTWSVATVTTVMVFVCLFAQRSIYRFGRWLKKTRRKALFASVEKIKEELMLLGLISLLLGQCARQISQICVNSSLFTSRFYLCSQEDYDSTSTSDTIHSSILSNHTTLIPPKGIYQPSHQCGEGREPFVSYEGLEQLHRFLFVLGITHVLYSCIVVGLAMTKIYSWRKWENQVSSGEENNLQVPKNKEMRRQSTFALHHASHPWSRSRILIWMLCFLRQFRTSIHKSDYLALRLGFITNHKLPLTYNFHKYMVRSMEDEFYEIVGISWLLWGYAIICIFVNIHGLNIYFWLSFIPAILVMVVGTKLQHVVSSLALEIAEPKGPLIGSQVKPRDELFWFGKPKILLRLIQFISFQNAFEMATFIWSLWGLKQRSCFMKNHAMVVIRLISGVLVQFWCSHSTVPLNVIISQMGSRCGKALVAESVRDSLHSWCKRVKDRSKHDALRSITTRSTCSLGSTIDEGDEIATVASVTLSPCSSRGSFHHLDEKVVLNDQQEDCIVETSNQPGHELSFRNREYSCEALVTDTEEIVDDETHSSEPLENMDNDDADKIETLFELFQKT
- the LOC125865063 gene encoding MLO-like protein 4 isoform X1 is translated as MEGILREGRSLKETPTWSVATVTTVMVFVCLFAQRSIYRFGRWLKKTRRKALFASVEKIKEELMLLGLISLLLGQCARQISQICVNSSLFTSRFYLCSQEDYDSTSTSDTIHSSILSNHTTLIPPKGIYQPSHQCGEGREPFVSYEGLEQLHRFLFVLGITHVLYSCIVVGLAMTKIYSWRKWENQVSSGEENNLQVPKNKEMRRQSTFALHHASHPWSRSRILIWMLCFLRQFRTSIHKSDYLALRLGFITVGIQFLLNHKLPLTYNFHKYMVRSMEDEFYEIVGISWLLWGYAIICIFVNIHGLNIYFWLSFIPAILVMVVGTKLQHVVSSLALEIAEPKGPLIGSQVKPRDELFWFGKPKILLRLIQFISFQNAFEMATFIWSLWGLKQRSCFMKNHAMVVIRLISGVLVQFWCSHSTVPLNVIISQMGSRCGKALVAESVRDSLHSWCKRVKDRSKHDALRSITTRSTCSLGSTIDEGDEIATVASVTLSPCSSRGSFHHLDEKVVLNDQQEDCIVETSNQPGHELSFRNREYSCEALVTDTEEIVDDETHSSEPLENMDNDDADKIETLFELFQKT